The following is a genomic window from Vidua chalybeata isolate OUT-0048 chromosome 29, bVidCha1 merged haplotype, whole genome shotgun sequence.
GTGGGCTGGGGGCTTCAGGCTGGAGATTGGGCTGTGTGAGGGTCCCACCGTGCCCTGGTGCCACGGGtagctgggagggcagggagagaaaatagaTCAATATTCCTGCCCTGAATTCATTGCTGTCCAAGCTCCCTGATCTGCTTCCCCTGGTGGGAGCACCGAGCTGGGCACTGCCATAATTCTCTCTCCCTCTTGGGTTCTTTGGAGGCTGCCAGCGGTGGGATGGTCAGAATGGAGCCAGGGCAAGGGCAGGACCAAGACCCCCAGCCCAAGGCAGTGGTGAGGagggggctctgcagggcagctgcaggtggcCCACATGGCCACCACACCACCGGTGCTtctcaccagcactgctctgcctcctgctcagtgcagagcagcaggaacttTGTCCAAATACTTTTGGATCATTGTGGGTTTTCCTTCGGGTACCTCTGGCTGGGCTAGGGGGAAACCTGCCCCAGGTTTCTTCTCCCAATTCCCTCATCTGAGGTAGGAAATCACCTGGACTCCCCATGAAACCTTGTTTCAGCTGGGAGATACTCCCAGCCCaccctgcctcagtttccccacccACCACAATCCCAAAGCAGCTCTtgggctgccctgctccccctggggtgtcccctgagccagccctgctgtccccacagacCTTCTGGGAGGATGGGATCGTGTTGGGGTACTGGGACCCCAAGAGCTCAGCCCTTGGCTGTGtcctcagctccttccagaTGATGAATGAGACAATCCTGGACACACTTCCTGCTGaccaggtggggatggggacagggatggagatgAGAATGGGTGGTGCTGTCGGGTGTCTTGCAGTGTCCCTCTCCCAACTCCCTCTGCCTCAGTTCTTCCAGGGCAAGCCAGCAGTGATTCCATGAATCTGGGGCAGGGATAATGTGCCATCCTGTGTGGGGACCCGGCACTGGAAGCGTGCATGTGTGTGTCAAGGTTAATGAGTAATTAAGGCCGCTTGTAACGAAATTCCCAGGCAGGCCACAGGGGCCCGgggtgcctggagcagctctgctgctccccagtaACACCACGCTTGAGACAAAGAGCTTTAAATTAAACTGGATTAATGAtggtgcagctctgggctcctcatTGCTGGGAGCAGGATCTGGGGGTGGTAgcacctctcctcctcctcggaGGAAACCAGGAGTCCTCAGCTGTGTGGGGTGGGGTGACATGGGGCACATCCCCTGAAGCCTCCCACCCACCCACGGCCCAAGCTTGGGAAGGAACTGGCTCAactatttgcatttatttctttccaggGCTAACAGAAAGGGTGAGAGGGTGAAAGTGGACGGGGTGAGGGTTTAGgggagctcagcccctgccccacagcagggctggggctaCACGAGGCCGTAGTAGCGCCGATAGGCTTCCTGGAACCCGATCTGGTCGGCCAGCTCGTCACAGTCGGGGTTGAGCTCGCACACCTCGCGCTTGGCCTCCAAGGGGTCCCGTGGGGCTCCAGAGACGCTGCTGGGGGACAAACGGGGCACCCAGGGGTCTCGGGGGGGGGGTCCCATGGGAGCTGGGGGGCTTCTGGCTTCCCCCATGTGGGGCCGTGATCCTCACCCAGCAGATCCCTCACCTGCCGTAGCCGTAGTTGCGCTTCTGTCTCTGCACCACCTCGGCGCTGGCGCGTCTGGAGAcaaaggctgcagggacagggcggTGGGTCAGGGGCtcatgtcccctgtccccagggcagtggggcCGGGCAGCCACGGTCACTCACCTTCGGAGCTGGGCGAGTcctgggtgctggcagagccATCGGCAGCTGCGAGTGACACGGAGGGGAGGGTGGGCTCAGAACGGCCCCATGTGGGCTCTGCTCTCACCCCCACTCCTTTTGGAGCTCACATCCCTCACTGACACCCCCCAGTCTGCTGAAGGATGTCCCGGTGCCTATCTCCTTGTTGCAGCCCCGTGCCCCCAACCCCAAAGCTCAGCAAAGTTTTCCCAGTCCctttgctccctgcagagcccttcCCAGGGCACGGAAtcacccccagtgtccccgtcAGCCCTGGATTCTCCCGTACCTCTGCGGCAGAGACCAAGGGTGAGCAGGGCCAAGAGGGTCAGCAGCACGAGGGACTTCATGGtgccttcctgtgctgggctgagtgcagccctggctccctgggTGTCTTTATAGGGTCCTGTGGCCTTGGCAAGGGGGGGCATGGCCTCACCAGGGTTATTTCCAGCACATCCGCCATGGccggagctgctggcagaggtggcaATTGTGGTTTGGGATGAACTTGGTccccctgtgcccagccagaGCCCACAAAGGGAGGGGAAAGTGGCCCCAGGCCAGGGGGGATTTGTTGGtgggcccagccctgccagcctggcagtgcccagtCCCCACTGGAATGGGTTTTGGGGCACTGGGGGCTCCTCGCTGTGCTCCCCACTGCTCGacccagctcccactgctggaTCCCAGAATCAGCTTCTGCGACACAGGGAGACTTTCCTGCCAAAACCTGTGGGGTTTTCCTCCATGTGCAGGGCCAGAGGGAACTTGCTGGCCACTTCTGGGGGACCAGCATGTGCTTCTTTTGGGCATCGTCACTCTGTGTCCCCGGGGGAGGGAGGGTGAGCAGGTGCCTGTGCCTTGGTCCCCACACAGCTCCTCCCTGCCACATGCCACGGGCACACGCTGCGTGGCCAGGGCACTTGGAGCCCCTGAATAACATTCCTCTTTCAGATCCTGACCGCTTTTTGATCCTGTAAATCCCAGCCCTGTCTTGAAAAGCGGAACTGGAGGCTTTGGGGCAGAGGGCGGACGGAACTGCTGAACCAGAGCCTTTGTCAGACAAACCCGTAAAGTACAGAGTACGTGGGCCAAGAACACAGCAGGAGCCAAGCTGGGAACAACAGCCCCAATTTATTGAGATTCCAGCACAGcgaggggaggcagaggggaaatTGCTGCAGCCACTCTGCAACTCTAATTGCTTACAGAGGTTGGGGCGTGGTGCGAGGGGCCACTGCCCCTCCCCAGCTTGTCACAGGGCAGGGCCTCTCCTTGGGTAGAGAGCAGGGAGCTTGCTGGACTCAGAAGCTCCCTCAGTCCTCTGCAGGTGCAGGGGGACTCTCCTcactccctgcccagccccagggaacAGCCTGTCCATGCTGCAGGCACACGTCACTGCGGGGCTCTGCCAGGGAGATCCTGGGAGCCTTCGCTTCCCCAGCCCGCaagcagaggaggcagcaaCAGACAGCTCTGGGTGGGGAAAACCAGTCTGGCTCTAGAAGGTTCCACAGAAAAACATCAAAACCCTGTGCTACAAACCCACAGAGTGGAGGCAGGGCCGTTCCAACCTCTGCACAGATCCCCAGATACCtcaggctgctgggaggggaccAGGGGTAGAAAATAACTTGGAGAACAGAATGAATGGGAACGAGGAACTtggtgcagcagctgctgccacatctGCAACGGGCAGGGTCTGAACACAGGGAGACTGAATGAACCTGCAAGCACAGGCAGGAGTGTTGGCTGTGACCCACTCGTGCTCCTGCTTGTGGGCTCCTCAGacctcagcacagcctggcttgGGGCTTAAGGCACTGAATTTTGTCTAATGCACAGCTAAAACAGCtacaaaaccccaaatgtggCTTTGGAAGCTGGAATCAGGCCTGTCACAGCACTGAgtggagcagaggagagcacAGCCACAGTTTGTGACACTCCTCTGTCTAGCTGAGTAGGAAATATGGAATTGCCATCCATTTCCAAGATCTcaatgtttttttgttgttgtttctgtaCCAAATCTGATCAAACCGTGCCAGTCCAGCAGCTGTTTCAGCCCCTCTGCAGTCTCCAGTGGCCTGATGGGGTAATTCTCAGTCTGGGTTCTGCACACACCTTGTCCCATGAGTGCTTTGGGACATCCTCATCCTGTGGCCTCACTGGGGCTCCTGGAATGTCATGATGAGTTCTCGTTGCTCCTTACTGATTGCCTGGAAGGAACACAACCCACAGACCTCAGCAAGATGCTTCTCCCACCCTGCCACACTCAGGGCTGAATGTGAGCCGAGCATGTCAcacactgctgtcccctgggaCCATTCCACATCCCACCCACTGCACAGGGAAAAGCACCTGAGACCTCCAGACACAACGTCCACACCTAAAGTTTCAGCAGGACTTGGCTGCTGAGGAGGTCCTGGACAAGTGGAGGGGTTTGGAAATCATTCCAGGCCCCActgagccctgctccagcaggtgCTGTGAGAAGgaggttggttttggtttgggttggtttgatttggttgggttggtttgggttgggctggtttggtttgggttggattagtttgggttggtttggttgggctggtttggtttgggttggattagtttgggttgggctgggttgggttggaagaatTTGGGTTGGGCTGATTTGGactgggtgggtttgggttggtttgggctggtttgatttgggttgggttggtttgaTTTGGactgggctggtttgggttgggctggtttggtttgggttggtttggtttgggttggtttggttgggttgATTTGTgctgggttggtttgggttgggttgatTTGTgctgggttggtttgggttggtttgaTTTGGactgggctggtttgggttgggctggtttggtttggtttgggttggtttggtttggtttgggttggtttgatttggtttgggctggtttggtttgggttggtttgatttggtttgggttggtttggtttgggctggtttggtttggtttgggttggtttgatttagtttgggttggtttggatAGGGTTGGGCTGATTTGGActgggttggtttggtttggtttgggctggtttggtttgggttggtttgatttggtttgggttgggctGATTTGGGctgggttggtttggtttgggttggtttggtttggtttgggttggtttggtttggttagg
Proteins encoded in this region:
- the BGLAP gene encoding LOW QUALITY PROTEIN: osteocalcin (The sequence of the model RefSeq protein was modified relative to this genomic sequence to represent the inferred CDS: inserted 1 base in 1 codon); the protein is MADVLEITLVRPCXPLAKATGPYKDTQGARAALSPAQEGTMKSLVLLTLLALLTLGLCRRAADGSASTQDSPSSEAFVSRRASAEVVQRQKRNYGYGSSVSGAPRDPLEAKREVCELNPDCDELADQIGFQEAYRRYYGLV